From Bombus huntii isolate Logan2020A chromosome 4, iyBomHunt1.1, whole genome shotgun sequence, one genomic window encodes:
- the LOC126864566 gene encoding uncharacterized protein LOC126864566, whose translation MAAKICFNEALYDESKLKNCDTTTSHSRQAQERIQEFNRLKRARQLLDAISLTNELLADGSNVEILSLANTIIKRFKVLGVSNISLENSNQNTRTSIFKPLHTGIYHCCTFCSSGGKKEATCGCRGIIPGGYKGCGHGHIGHPGVYHWSCCGSILRYGCCLSFQKSIHQLLF comes from the exons ATGGCAGCTAAAAT ATGTTTCAATGAGGCTTTGTACGATGAATCAAAGCTCAAGAATTGTGATACAACAACATCGCATTCTAGACAGGCACAGGAAAGAATTCAAGAATTTAATAGATTAAAACGAGCCAGACAACTTCTTGATGCTATTTCTCTTACAAATGAATTACTTGCAGATGGTTCAAATGTAGAAATATTGAGTCTTGctaatacaataataaaaagatttaaagTTTTGGGTGTATCTAACATATCATTAG AAAATTCCAATCAAAATACAAGGACGTCTATATTCAAACCTCTTCATACTGGTATTTATCACTGTTGTACTTTCTGTTCAAGTGGGGGTAAGAAAGAAGCCACTTGTGGCTGCAGAGGAATTATACCTG GTGGATATAAAGGTTGTGGCCATGGTCATATTGGACATCCTGGGGTATATCATTGGTCTTGCTGTGGATCAATCCTACGTTATGGATGTTGCCTCTCTTTTCAAAAAAGTATACATCAACTGCTGTTTTAA
- the LOC126864714 gene encoding peflin → MAYPNSMFGATNPETQVSPEVQQWFAAVDRDSSGKITAIELQSALANGQGGTFSDTACRLMIGMFDKEKNGTIDLYEFQALYNYINAWLGVFRSFDHDNSGSIQENELSAALTQMGYRLSPEFISFLIKKSDPKGHSSITVDQFIVLCVQIQKFTDAFRVRDTEQAGVINIGFEDFLGVALDCTV, encoded by the exons ATGGCCTATCCG aaTTCAATGTTTGGAGCAACAAATCCTGAAACACAAGTAAGTCCAGAAGTACAGCAGTGGTTTGCTGCTGTTGATAGAGATAGCAGTGGAAAAATCACTGCTATAGAATTACAATCTGCTTTAGCAAATGGACAAGGGGGTACATTTTCAGATACTGCTTGCCGACTTATGATAG GAATGTttgataaagaaaagaatggTACAATAGATTTGTATGAGTTTCAAGCTCTTTATAACTATATTAATGCATGGTTAGGTGTTTTTCGTAGTTTTGATCATGATAATTCTGGAAGTATACAAGAAAATGAATTAAGTGCAGCATTAACACAGATGGGATATAGATTAAGTCCAGAGTTTATATCATTTCTTATAAAGAAAAGTGATCCTAAGGGCCATTCTAGTATCACAGTTGATcaatttattgtattatgtgtacaaattcaaaaatttacag ATGCTTTCCGAGTAAGGGATACTGAGCAAGCAGGGGTAATTAATATTGGATTTGAAGATTTTCTAGGTGTTGCACTTGATTGTACTGTATAA
- the LOC126864695 gene encoding dyslexia-associated protein KIAA0319-like protein — protein MFKILYLGLYLLLFGNCIGDYPDRDTKWQMLCPGLYPRAFTSYTPRGNLSSGIYTTQPLNTMKHCVAACCTETTCNVALMHNGTCYHVQCKSSKLCIPLYRKDLANENPPSMVLVKPVEEDEMWSDLLDQINDDTGGFLMDGTEGDHILFGGSNGISCITQSNCLEHEICVKSGDKSDIGICQCSTGFKHNSAGICTLVEDIELGVTPQGKPQSIKDSGTSMKPPVKRLLVSAVSKEVRLPENEVTLSAYTVPAEQGNEHYNYAWSLLSQPDGHTGTMSDQNCMTVKLSNLSEGLYTFKVTVNGPNTYGETYANVSVLPPKRINQAPVAIISPASQVVKLPNTGAVLDGSSSKDDDRVISYHWELQRGPIGYHPNLIDTPTLQLDNLIPGNYTFKLTVEDSNHITNSTSANITVLKVIDYPPSANAGQDIIIYLPQNTLTLNGNLSTDDHGIASWEWTKSPSDQNKAVDMQNTRTPYLQLSNLEEGMYTFVLKVTDDSEQFSTAEVHVFVKPPTNKPPKADAGELITIALPETKTVLDGRKSKDDIKIVSYHWEQMSGPSNAVFSAVNESVTNITKLTKGDYEFKLTVIDDNGNKDSDTVKVKVTQNKNAAPKANAGGDQVVVAPISALIINGSQSTDDLRISEWMWSRDPSSLAIGTIVQNSDKSPILMLTDIVPGRYLFRLKVIDDQGLSSEDTVSVIVKPDPQLLHLVELTLNIEANLLTVSQKNSLVLKLQMLLRDEASIVVRNLRAEPHTGRAVLIFYVEKKGGKVAMYGPEVVKRLKEKLRQDSGILHLSVANIDTAVCQNNCSGHGVCDQETRLCMCEAFWMQNLIQKYFGNGDSNCDWSILYVIIALLSLVVCWVGLIWGLVCLCQRICTGKRRSLGTKKKPPRYSLLQPEPEDDSSTFSTHKMVLSESDTDSDDVLFEHRKAKNSSQVRNGKSRNGFIKVGSRVKT, from the exons ATGTTTAAGATCCTTTATTTAGGattatatttattgctatTTGGAAATTGCATTGGTGATTATCCAGATAGGGACACAAAATGGCAAATGTTATGCCCAGGTTTATATCCGAGAGCTTTTACAAGTTACACACCTCGTGGAAATCTATCTAGTGGAATATATACTACCCAGCCTTTAAATACCATGAAACACTGTGTCGCTGCATGCTGCACCGAAACTACATGCAATGTGGCACTTATGCATAATGGTACCTGCTATCATGTGCAGTGTAAAAGTTCCAAATTATGTATACCTTTATATAGGAAGGATTTGGCAAATGAAAATCCTCCAAGCATGGTTCTAGTTAAACCTGTAGAAGAAGATGAAATGTGGAGTGATTTGTTGGATCAAATAAATGATGATACTGG AGGGTTTCTCATGGATGGTACAGAAGGAGATCATATTCTTTTTGGTGGGTCAAATGGAATAAGTTGCATCACTCAATCGAATTGTTTAGAGCATGAAATCTGTGTTAAGTCTGGGGATAAGTCTGATATTGGAATTTGTCAATGTTCTACTGGATTTAAGCATAATAGTGCAG GAATTTGCACTTTGGTGGAAGACATAGAACTTGGTGTAACACCTCAAGGAAAACCACAAAGTATAAAAGATTCTGGAACATCCATGAAGCCACCAGTAAAACGATTGCTGGTTTCTGCAGTTTCAAAAGAAGTACGCCTACCAGAGAATGAAGTAACATTATCTGCATATACTGTGCCAGCAGAACAAGGAAATGAACATTACAATTATGCTTGGAGTCTTCTAAGTCAACCGGATGGCCATACTGGCACAATGTCTGATCAGAACTGTATGACTgttaaattaagtaatttatCTGAGGgtttatatacttttaaaGTAACAGTAAATGGTCCAAATACCTATGGAGAAACATACGCAAATGTTAGCGTTTTACCAC CCAAGAGAATAAATCAAGCACCAGTTGCTATAATTTCACCCGCGTCGCAGGTTGTAAAATTACCGAATACGGGAGCTGTGTTAGATGGTTCGTCGAGTAAAGATGACGATCGTGTTATTTCTTATCATTGGGAATTGCAACGAGGTCCTATTGGATATCATCCTAATCTAATTGATACACCTACTTTACAATTAGATAATCTTATCCCCGGCAACTACACTTTTAA gtTAACAGTAGAAGATTCCAATCATATCACTAATTCTACAAGTGCTAATATAACAGTTTTGAAAGTAATTGATTATCCTCCTAGTGCTAATGCTGGTCAAgacattattatatatttacctCAGAACACATTGACACTCAATGGTAACTTAAGTACAGATGATCATGGAATAGCAAGTTGGGAATGGACAAAAAGTCCTTCGGATCAAAACAAGGCAGTAGATATGCAGAATACAAGAACGCCGTATTTACAACTGTCTAATTTGGAGGAAGGAATGTATACATTTGTGCTAAAAGTAACAGACGATTCAGAACAATTTTCTACAGCTGAGGTTCATGTGTTTGTGAAACCACCAACCAATAAACCACCGAAAG CTGATGCCGGCGAACTTATAACTATAGCGTTACCCGAAACAAAAACTGTACTTGATGGTCGGAAAAGTAAAGATGATATTAAGATTGTATCTTACCATTGGGAGCAAATGAG TGGACCTAGTAATGCTGTATTTTCGGCAGTGAATGAATCAGTTacgaatattacaaaattaacgAAGGGTGATTACGAGTTTAAGTTAACTGTAATTGACGATAATGGAAATAAAGATTCGGACACCGTTAAAGTAAAAGTTACACAAa ATAAAAATGCTGCCCCGAAAGCAAACGCAGGTGGAGATCAGGTTGTTGTAGCCCCGATTAGCGCACTAATTATTAATGGATCTCAATCAACTGACGACCTAAGAATTAGTGAATGGATGTGGTCGAGGGATCCGTCTAGTCTTGCTATAGGCACTATAGTTCAGAATTCTGATAAATCGCCAATCTTAAtg ttGACAGATATCGTGCCAGGAAGATACCTTTTTAGATTAAAAGTAATAGATGACCAAGGTCTTAGTAGCGAGGACACTGTATCCGTGATAGTAAAACCCG ACCCACAATTATTGCATTTAGTTGAATTAACATTGAACATCGAAGCAAATTTATTAACAGTGTCGCAAAAAAATTCTTtggtattaaaattacaaatgttACTACGGGATGAAGCATCTATTGTTGTCCGAAATTTAAGAGCGGAGCCACATACAGGCAGAGCTGTCTTAATTTTCTATGTggagaaaaaaggaggaaaagtCGCTATGTACGGGCCAGAAGTAGTTAAAcgattgaaagaaaaattaagaCAAGATTCAGGCATTCTTCACTTGTCTGTTGCAAACATTGATACTGCTGTGTGTCAAAATAATTGTTCGG GCCATGGAGTATGTGATCAAGAAACAAGATTATGTATGTGTGAAGCATTTTGGATGCAAAATTTAATACAGAAATACTTTGGCAATGGCGATTCCAATTGTG ATTGGAGTATTCTCTATGTAATAATAGCATTATTGTCTCTAGTCGTATGTTGGGTTGGCCTCATTTGGGGTCTTGTTTGTCTGTGTCAAAGAATATGTACAGGTAAACGACGTTCACTTGGTACTAAGAAAAAACCACCTCGTTATTCTCTTCTACAACCGGAACCGGAGGACGACAGCAGCACAT tttcAACACATAAAATGGTGTTATCTGAATCAGACACGGACTCCGATGATGTCTTATTCGAACATCGTAAAGCGAAAAATAGCAGTCAAGTAAGAAACGGTAAATCTCGAAATGGCTTTATTAAAGTGGGCTCTAGAGTGAAAACATGA
- the LOC126864711 gene encoding survival of motor neuron-related-splicing factor 30, translating to MDDLQNYKLQLQQVEAALTTDPTNEELLKLKIDLEEVIELTHDLIKSQQQEKRQANGMDAKDPILLAVLANKWKIGDQCMAPWSEDGKYYEATIDAISEDGVVNITFNEYKNTDVTMLSQLKSVAKRPASDWADQKSKKMQAAAVAGSDPNKQREYLKKKKQRKLQRFKELEEEREMEKNKWLAFTNKSSKKGVIKKSIFATPENVNGRVGIGTCGVSGREMTKFSNGEKWRRGA from the exons ATGGatgatttacaaaattataagtTACAGCTTCAACAG GTGGAAGCGGCGCTTACCACGGACCCTACTAATGAAGAACtcttgaaattgaaaattgatcTCGAGGAAGTAATAGAGCTGACAcatgatttaattaaatcacaACAGCAGGAGAAAAGGCAAGCCAATGGCATGGATGCTAAAGATCCTATTTTACTTGCAGTTTTGGCCAATAAGTGGAAGATTGGTGATCAATGCATGGCACCCTGGAGCGAGGATGGCAA ATACTATGAGGCAACCATAGATGCAATAAGTGAAGATGGTGTTGTCAATATAAcatttaacgaatataaaaacACAGATGTCACAATGCTTAGTCAATTAAAATCTGTAGCTAAAAGGCCAGCGTCAGATTGGGCAGATCAAAAGTCAAA AAAAATGCAAGCTGCTGCAGTAGCAGGTTCAGATCCTAACAAACAAAGAGAATAtctgaaaaaaaagaaacaaaggaaACTTCAGCGATTTAAGGAACTTGAAGAAGAGCGCGAAATGGAGAAAAACAAATGGCTAGCATTTACAAATAAG TCTTCTAAGAAAGGTGTGATTAAAAAGAGTATATTTGCAACGCCAGAAAATGTAAATGGTCGAGTTGGAATTGGCACGTGTGGAGTAAGCGGTCGAGAAATGACTAAGTTCAGTAATGGTGAAAAATGGAGAAGAGGAGCATGA
- the LOC126864699 gene encoding solute carrier family 12 member 8, whose protein sequence is MESNERNQLSNGDTANNSDIDWSRYGLHNNAESQRNNEAQRHNREYEELGPEMYQTGANELFAQEYSADPWWKSNFFISQPVLFGTWDGVFTSCLINIFGVIVFLRSGWIVGQAGVLNAVLIILCTVCIALVTVLSAVGICERCRVESGGVYFLLSHVLGSRFGGSIGLLYCFGQAVGCALNVLGFGESMAGLVGLESTWAERGFACTAVILLSVINIAGVKWVIKLQFILLLILLLAGVDFMVGSFTHVNVEAGFEGWLSGNLKNNTFTNYQDGYNWFTVFGVFFPTVTGVLAGINMSGDLKHPSTDIPNGTLAAVGTGTFLYLCFSLFLAATCTRKALLTNFMIASTVSGISVLLLAGLYVSSFSSCLGAMYGTPRVLQSIASQNVIPGISCLQRGKGPNKVPVYAMLVVAIVTLTFIITGQINTLAPIVTMPFLLTYACLDYAYFALAQTFDIQLSREQRFRTQSPTFDHDYDSASRNNSITDIDNDLDNLFPERIRHKNLIRNPSLSENNMYIDSSPSIDENASSTDNSERKIHIHNKLGNWYSPLCNRWFSLLGCLIKLFIMFLVHWGYAIANIVVVFLVWSYIGHANPAVKPGVSSEFKLLKWLKTSLLRIMGRKVYDYEQIVVTPVHPGVETCSAQLNEENEDFAGRRRYHQTATVTGQYVNVD, encoded by the exons ATGGAGTCAAACGAAAGAAATCAATTGTCAAATGGAGATACTGCAAATAATAGTGATATCGATTGGTCTAGATATGGATTGCATAATAATGCAGAGTCTCAAAGAAATAATGAAGCACAAAGACATAATAGAGAATATGAAGAACTTGGTCCTGAAATGTATCAAACCGGAGCAAATGAATTGTTTGCTCAAGAATAT AGTGCTGATCCTTGGTGGAAATCAAACTTTTTCATTTCTCAACCTGTATTATTTGGAACTTGGGATGGGGTTTTTACGTCTTgtctaattaatatttttggaGTTATTGTCTTTTTAAGATCTGGGTGGATAGTAGGCCAAGCTGGTGTTCTTAATgctgttttaataattttgtgtACAG TATGTATCGCATTAGTGACTGTATTGTCTGCTGTGGGAATATGTGAAAGATGTCGCGTAGAGAGTGGTGGAGTTTACTTTTTACTATCACATGTGTTAGGATCAAGATTTGGTGGATCTATTGGATTACTATATTGTTTTGGACAG GCGGTGGGCTGTGCTCTAAATGTTCTAGGGTTTGGAGAATCTATGGCTGGTCTTGTGGGTTTAGAATCTACATGGGCAGAACGTGGTTTTGCTTGTACTGCTGTTATCTTGTTATCTGTTATTAATATTGCTGGTGTCAAGTGGGTCATAAAACTCcaatttattctattattaattctattgctTGCTGGTGTAGACTTTATGGTTGGAAGTTTTACTCATGTGAATGTTG aGGCAGGTTTTGAAGGATGGTTAtcaggaaatttaaaaaataatacttttaCCAACTATCAAGATGGATATAATTGGTTTACAGTTTTTGGTGTGTTCTTTCCCACAGTAACTGGCGTTTTAGCTGGTATTAATATGAGTGGAGATTTAAAACATCCATCTACCGATATTCCTAATGGAACATTGGCAGCTGTAGGGACTGG AACCTTTTTGTATTTATGTTTCTCATTATTTCTCGCGGCAACTTGTACTCGAAAGGCACTACTTACGAACTTTATGATTGCATCAACAGTATCAGGGATTTCAGTATTGCTACTGGCAGGTCTTTATGTGTCATCATTTAGCAGTTGTTTGGGTGCAATGTATGGTACACCTCGAGTTCTTCAATCTATCGCTAgtcaaaacgtaataccaggAATCAGTTGTTTGCAAAGAGGG AAAGGACCAAACAAGGTACCCGTGTATGCAATGTTAGTTGTTGCCATTGTCACATTGACTTTCATTATTACCGGTCAAATTAACACACTTGCGCCAATTGTTACTATGCCTTTTCTCTTGACATATGCGTGCTTGGATTATGCATATTTCGCCCTTGCACAAACATTCGATATTCAACTGTCTCGTGAACAAAGATTTCGAACACAGTCCCCGACGTTTGATCACGATTATGACTCTGCAAGtagaaataattcaataacCGATATCGATAATGATCTCGATAACTTATTTCCTGAACGAATACGACATAAAAATCTTATC agAAATCCTAGCCTTtctgaaaataatatgtatatagattCTTCTCCAAGTATCGATGAAAATGCTAGCAGTACGGATAATTCAGAACGAAAAATTCATATCCATAATAAACTGGGAAATTGGTATAGTCCTTTGTGTAATAGATGGTTTTCATTATTAGGG TgtcttataaaattattcatcaTGTTTCTTGTTCATTGGGGTTATGCTATTGCCAATATTGTTGTCGTTTTCCTTGTTTGGAGTTACATTGGTCATGCTAATCCTGCAGTTAAACCAGGTGTTTCGTCCGAATTTAAATTGCTTAAATGGCTGAAAACGTCGTTATTGAGAATAATGGG aagaaaAGTTTATGATTACGAACAAATTGTGGTTACACCTGTGCATCCTGGTGTAGAAACTTGTTCGGCTCAATTAAACGAGGAAAATGAAGACTTTGCTGGAAGAAGAAGATACCATCAAACAGCCACAGTCACAGGACAATATGTCAATGTTGATTAA
- the LOC126864708 gene encoding tripartite motif-containing protein 45-like yields the protein MVSMDFINCSKYRSIKNCCSEKSLMDDENKNNEFRNKDCIFLERKNKIEDGYSTVNVEPLRFVKNVRMKDQINGDIQEESFSSFNMQEDKDFRCPRCGQSMQEPRLLPCLHPICSTCISELMSKPFYNFTKSIKTQNNKSESSQNNYYEICPLCDVQLPNANSTVPPPHYPLQYRLVMSAIRSKFTNKILCDICPDEVVAVVQCSTCLRNFCLDCGMKHQQQITLELKPLKHSIKPLMEATKVRRTALCQQHPTHTLRFYCIACQQVTCKECMWSSQHRGHASENAAGVAKRVILYLTKMLQRAKILLNMLLTQYDRDAFLNSSFEGIKDTSISVDYRYVKLIIF from the exons ATGGTGTCTATGGATTTTATCAACTGTTCGAAATATCGATCTATAAAGAATTGCTGCAGTGAAAAGTCATTGATGGACGATGAAAATAAGAACAATGAATTTCGTAATAAAGATTGCATATTCCTTgaacgaaaaaataaaatcgaagATGGATATTCCACTGTTAACGTGGAGCCATTACGTTTCGTTAAAAACGTACG CATGAAAGACCAAATAAATGGAGATATACAAGAGGAAAGTTTCTCTTCCTTTAATATGCAGGAAGACAAAGATTTTCGATGTCCTAGATGTGGCCAAAGCATGCAAGAACCTAGATTACTTCCTTGCTTGCATCCTATATGTTCAACATGTATTTCAGAATTAATGAGTAAAC cattttataattttacaaaaagtattaaaactcaaaacaataaatcGGAAAGCAgccaaaataattattacgaaATTTGCCCTCTATGTGATGTTCAATTACCAAATGCTAATTCAACAGTTCCACCTCCGCATTATCCTCTTCAGTATCGTCTGGTAATGAGTGCTATCCGCTCTAAATTTACAAACAAAATACTTTGTGATATTTGCCCAGATGAAGTTGTT gcAGTTGTTCAGTGTTCCACGTGTCTCCGCAATTTTTGCTTAGATTGTGGTATGAAGCATCAACAACAAATTACATTGGAATTAAAACCATTAAAACATTCGATAAAACCGCTAATGGAAGCTACAAAAGTACGACGTACTGCACTTTGCCAGCAACATCCTACACATACTTTGCGTTTTTATTGTATTGCTTGTCAACAG GTAACCTGTAAAGAATGTATGTGGAGTAGTCAACACAGAGGTCATGCAAGTGAAAATGCTGCTGGAGTTGCAAAACgagttattttatatttaacgaaaatgTTGCAAAGAgcaaaaattcttttaaacatgCTCCTAACACAGTACGATCGAGATGCATTTTTAAATAGCTCTTTTGAGGGAATAAAGGATACCAGCATTTCAGTTGATTATAGGTATGTTAAActgataattttttaa